The DNA sequence GTCATGGCCAGGGAACCCTGGACGCTGACAAAGGTCCGAAGCCCTGAGTCGCCGGCTTCCAGTTCCATGGCGGCGAGGCCGTACTCGACGGCGCTGCGGCCGGGGCATCCGTAGCCCTTCAGGTGCATCCCGAGGACCCCAAGCTTGCCAAGCTCGGGAACAAGCTCGAGCGGGAAGTGGGCATCTTCGTACCAGCCCGCAATGTTGGGCCTGATCCGTTCATCCACAAAGTCCCGGACAGTGCTGCGCAGTTCCAGTTCCCCGGGGGTCAGGAGGGTATCGAGGTTGAGAACGTCGTCGAAGACCCGGGCGGGTGCGGTTGCGGTTACGGTCACGGTGGTTCTCCTGGCAGGTAAGGGGACAGGTTGGCGGCGGCGGTGGCGTGGTGTGCGTCCGCCGTGATCTCCACCACTGTGCCAGTCAGATTGCCGTCAGATCCAATACCTAATAGTGAATCCGCTGATGCTCCAACTGCATCAATGTGCGGTTCAGGCCGGTGACGGGAGGACCTCTTCCGAGAGCCGAAGGACTTCCCGCAGGGCCGGACTGGCGTTGTCCTTCCGCCAAACCAGCCGCAGTTGGATGGCATCTGCCGGGTCTTCCAGGGGGAGAAAGACGACGCCCGGGTGGCTGAAGTTTTCAGGCACCGAAGAAACCGTCAGCGCGACGCCGATTTCCGCCGCCACCAGCGCCATGAGCGTCTGTGAATCCGGCGCCACTTGGGCAATCTCCACGACGTACCCCGCGGCACTGGAGAGCCGCCGAAGGTGGTCATGGAGGATGGCGCCAGGATGCTCAGGCAACGTAACGAAGGGCTGCCCCGCAAGGTCAGCCATGCGCAGCGAAGCCTGTCCACTCAACGGGTGGCTTTCATACAGCGCCACAACGAGCCGCTCGTTGGCCACGATCCGCGAGTCGAGGACAGCGGGAATGAAGTTCCAGCGGCCCAGGCCGACTTCCATGGCCCCGCCCATGACCTTGTCCATGGCCGGTAGAGCGAAGTTGGAACTGGACAGTTCAAAGTCGATCCCGGGGTGGACTTCCCGGACACGCTTGGCGAGCCTGCCAACCATCACATGCGAGGAAACGCCGGCAAAGGCGACCCGAACCCGCCCGGTTTCGCCCCGGCCCACCGAGGCCACCGCCAGGCGCCCCCGCCGGCACCCTTCGAGGATGTCGCGTGCCGGGCCAACCAACGCCTGCCCTTCCGCGGTCAACTGGACTGTCCGCGTGCTGCGGATAAAGAGGGGCGCCTTCAATTCATGCTCAAGCCGCTGGATGGAACGGCTCAACGGCGGCTGGGCCATATGAAGCCGGCGGGCGGCCCGGCCGAAATGCAATTCCTCCGCCACGGCAAGGAAGGCCCGGATCTGATGTATTTCCACTCCAGCGCTCAGCTCCTGCCCGGGTAAACGTCATTGTCCATACGCCCAAGATACCCAAGGAACGCGCCGACGCTGATGACGGACGGGTATCAGTCCAGCACCAAATACGTATTGGACGTGAATCAGTCCGCTTGCAAAGGTTGGTGATGCAGACCACATTGCGGAGGATTTCAGATGACACAACCGATCGACGAATCGGTCTCCAGGCGGCAGGACCAGCCCGCAGGAGGCAACGATAACCACGGCTTTGATGCCCTGGGCAGGGCAAGCGCCGGGCCCCTCGCCGGCATCGTGGTCGCAGATTTCAGCAGGGTGCTGGCCGGCCCATACGCCACCATGCTCCTGGCTGACATGGGCGCCACAGTGATCAAGGTGGAGGGACCCGAGGGTGACGACACCCGTACGTACATGCCCCCTGTCCGGGACGGCGAGGCCACGTTTTTCCTCGCGGTCAACCGCAACAAACATTCCATTGCCCTGGACCTGAAAGACCCGGAAGACCTCGACGTAGCACGTTCCCTGATCAGCACGGCCGACGTCATGATCGAGAACTTCAAGCCCGGCAACATGGCACGGCTGGGCTTGGATTACGCGGCCGCGGCCGAATTGAACCCGGACATCATCTACGCTTCCATCACAGGATTCGGTACCGGAGCCGGCGCCCACATTCCGGGGTACGACCTTTTGGTGCAGGCCGCATCGGGAATGATGAGCCTGACCGGGGACCAGGACACCCAGCCGTACCGGGCAGGCATCGCACTATTCGATGTCATCACAGGCCTGCATGCTGCCATCGGCATCCTGGGGGCGCTGCACCACAAGGACCGGACCGGCGAAGGTCAGCTGGTAGAGCTCAACCTGCTGACCTCGGCCCTGTCCGGCATGGTGAACCAGTCTGCGGCCTACGTATCGGGCGGTGTAGTACCCACCAGGATGGGTAACGAACACCCCAGCATGTATCCATACGCCCCGATGCAGACCGGAGACGGCACCATCATCATCGCGACGGGCAATGACGCCCAGTTCGTCCG is a window from the Arthrobacter sp. NicSoilC5 genome containing:
- a CDS encoding LysR substrate-binding domain-containing protein; the protein is MEIHQIRAFLAVAEELHFGRAARRLHMAQPPLSRSIQRLEHELKAPLFIRSTRTVQLTAEGQALVGPARDILEGCRRGRLAVASVGRGETGRVRVAFAGVSSHVMVGRLAKRVREVHPGIDFELSSSNFALPAMDKVMGGAMEVGLGRWNFIPAVLDSRIVANERLVVALYESHPLSGQASLRMADLAGQPFVTLPEHPGAILHDHLRRLSSAAGYVVEIAQVAPDSQTLMALVAAEIGVALTVSSVPENFSHPGVVFLPLEDPADAIQLRLVWRKDNASPALREVLRLSEEVLPSPA
- a CDS encoding CoA transferase encodes the protein MTQPIDESVSRRQDQPAGGNDNHGFDALGRASAGPLAGIVVADFSRVLAGPYATMLLADMGATVIKVEGPEGDDTRTYMPPVRDGEATFFLAVNRNKHSIALDLKDPEDLDVARSLISTADVMIENFKPGNMARLGLDYAAAAELNPDIIYASITGFGTGAGAHIPGYDLLVQAASGMMSLTGDQDTQPYRAGIALFDVITGLHAAIGILGALHHKDRTGEGQLVELNLLTSALSGMVNQSAAYVSGGVVPTRMGNEHPSMYPYAPMQTGDGTIIIATGNDAQFVRLCGALGIPDVARDPKFATTLQRNANRDELRGILHAQLAAQSADEWFRELSSAGLPCAPIQDVRGGVELAEQLGLSPVVMAGEGERKIPTVRHPVEYSLTPVDYSLAPPELNASSGLVRDWLLNRKALVDA